Proteins encoded together in one Oxalobacteraceae sp. CFBP 8761 window:
- a CDS encoding carbohydrate kinase — protein sequence MVDAPFMLCAGEALTDMIHQGDERWVSRVGGSTWNVARALAVLGEPTAFAGAISRDRFGDALWAASETAGLDMRLLQRVERAPLLAVVEGGEPPRYFFIGDDSADLHFDPAALPAGAFDGLRWAHFGGISLAREPLAATLVALARTLKERGVSISFDPNYRNLMDARYTPTLEAMASLADLIKVSDDDLRGLFPGLGLDDALARLRAFNPAAYCLLTRGGQGASLFHGDERCHALAPKVAVVDTVGAGDASAAGLLHSLARHPQRRLQAHLHAALAAGSAACLQAGATPPPPAAMHQLFELLEGEAS from the coding sequence AGCGCTGACCGACATGATCCACCAGGGCGATGAGCGCTGGGTCAGCCGCGTGGGCGGGTCCACCTGGAACGTGGCGCGCGCGCTGGCGGTGCTGGGCGAGCCGACGGCGTTTGCCGGCGCGATCAGCCGCGACCGTTTTGGCGACGCGCTGTGGGCGGCCAGCGAAACGGCCGGCCTTGATATGCGCCTGCTGCAGCGCGTGGAGCGCGCGCCGCTGCTGGCCGTGGTCGAGGGCGGCGAGCCGCCGCGCTACTTCTTCATCGGCGACGACAGCGCCGACCTGCATTTCGATCCGGCGGCGCTGCCGGCCGGCGCCTTCGACGGCCTGCGCTGGGCGCATTTCGGTGGCATCAGCCTGGCGCGCGAGCCGCTGGCCGCCACGCTGGTGGCGCTGGCGCGCACGCTGAAGGAGCGCGGCGTGTCGATCAGTTTTGATCCGAACTACCGCAATCTGATGGATGCGCGCTACACGCCGACGCTCGAAGCGATGGCATCCCTGGCCGACTTGATCAAGGTGTCGGACGACGATCTGCGCGGCCTGTTTCCCGGCCTGGGGCTGGACGATGCACTGGCGCGCCTGCGGGCATTCAACCCCGCAGCCTACTGCCTGCTCACGCGCGGCGGTCAGGGCGCAAGCCTGTTCCATGGCGACGAGCGCTGCCACGCGCTGGCGCCGAAAGTGGCGGTCGTGGACACGGTGGGCGCGGGCGACGCCAGCGCCGCTGGCCTGTTGCACAGCCTTGCACGCCATCCGCAGCGCCGCTTGCAGGCGCACCTGCACGCCGCCCTGGCAGCCGGCTCCGCTGCCTGCCTGCAGGCTGGCGCCACCCCACCGCCACCGGCGGCCATGCACCAACTGTTCGAACTGCTCGAAGGAGAAGCATCGTGA